From one Henriciella marina DSM 19595 genomic stretch:
- a CDS encoding enoyl-CoA hydratase/isomerase family protein, which produces MYDYKTISVEVRGGVHYLTLNRPDMLNAINTEMVGELSDYFGGLFHNRDCRIVVMKGAGRAFCAGLDIKARGENETPFGGGFGFQGYLADVYIKMRRCPQPIISLVQGAACGGGFAFALASDIRIGGESMKMNAAFIKLGLSACDMGVSYFLPRLVGVSIASELMMTGRFIHADRALAVGLVNQIVPDAELDSAGEVFVEEMLATSPMGLRLTKEGLNMAVDAASLEAAMAIENRNQVLCAGTEDVKEGMQAFIEKRKPVYKDA; this is translated from the coding sequence ATGTACGATTACAAGACGATCAGCGTCGAGGTTCGCGGGGGCGTGCACTATCTGACGCTCAACCGACCGGACATGCTGAACGCCATCAACACCGAGATGGTAGGTGAGCTCTCTGACTATTTTGGCGGCCTGTTTCACAATCGCGACTGCCGCATCGTCGTGATGAAAGGGGCCGGGCGCGCATTCTGTGCCGGTCTCGACATCAAGGCGCGCGGCGAGAATGAAACGCCCTTTGGCGGCGGGTTCGGCTTCCAGGGGTATCTCGCGGACGTCTACATCAAGATGCGCCGCTGTCCGCAGCCGATCATTTCGCTGGTCCAGGGCGCAGCCTGCGGCGGTGGGTTTGCGTTTGCGCTCGCCTCCGACATCCGCATTGGCGGCGAAAGCATGAAAATGAACGCTGCTTTCATCAAGCTTGGCCTCTCGGCCTGCGATATGGGGGTCAGCTATTTCCTGCCGCGCCTTGTCGGCGTGTCGATCGCGTCTGAACTGATGATGACCGGCCGGTTCATCCATGCAGACCGCGCGCTCGCTGTTGGCCTCGTCAACCAGATCGTGCCGGACGCCGAGCTTGATTCGGCTGGCGAAGTTTTCGTCGAAGAGATGCTGGCGACCTCCCCCATGGGCCTTCGCCTCACCAAGGAAGGTCTCAATATGGCGGTTGACGCTGCCAGCCTTGAAGCAGCCATGGCCATCGAGAACCGGAATCAGGTGCTCTGCGCAGGCACTGAAGACGTTAAGGAGGGCATGCAGGCCTTCATCGAGAAGCGGAAGCCTGTCTACAAGGACGCCTAG